The Fusarium keratoplasticum isolate Fu6.1 chromosome 4, whole genome shotgun sequence genome contains the following window.
TTGCATCTTCTGCCGCATCATCAAGGGTAAGAAGGATTGGAGAGTCGAAGAGTGAAGCTGAGAGAGTGCGGATGCGGGGAGCTGTTGAGGGGAGAGTATGTTGAGGGTGTCCATCATCTATCTTtctcgtcaccatcaccacagTTCCAATCCCTCGACTAACCGTCGTCTCTTAATTGCAGGTGAAATCCCTTGCTTCAAGCTGTTTGAGAGCGACAAGACCCTCGCTTTCCTCGACATTGGCCCCCTCAGCAAGGGTCATGCTGTATGCTCGACGCCTAACCTCGCTCGACCCGACTGACACCCTGTAGCTCGTCATCCCCAAGTACCACggcgagaagctggccgacATTCCCGATGATCATCTCTCTGAGGTCCTGGTAAGCTCAATTGTTCTCTTACAGCGATAGAATGAGGCGCTGATGGGCACAAACAGCCCACCCTCAAGAAGATTGTCAACGCAACCGGTGCCACCGACTACAACATCCTTCAGAACAACGGCGCGATCGCCCACCAGGAGGTTAAGCACGTAAGTATTCCCTATCCATATTCTCATATGCTTTCAAATGCTGATGGTCACTTCAGGTTCACTTCCACATGGTAATAGGAATCCCGTACCCCCATCCCTCGGATCCCGCGACTAACATGTCTCTAGATCCCCAAGCCcaacgagaaggagggtCTCGGCATCGGATGGCCTACCCAGTCACCCGACATGGATGCGCTCAAGGCATACTACGAGGAGGTCAAGTCCAGGATTTGAGCCGGCAATGCTGTGCAGCGTAAAGGCAACGCATCATTGATGATAGCTGCGGCCTTTAAAAGTGTCTCACGGCCAAGGTCTCTGGTTTCACTATCCAGTTGCTAGGTAGAATCAGCTGTCACGACCTAAATACAATGATGATCACCAAGTTCGTTCTTATCACATCACTGCCTTCGTATCTCGCTGGCATCTTGCTTTCTTCAGGAAGCAGGCTTCAAGGCACCGACTTAGTTCTTTGACGAATACTCGAGTACTCTTCGTACCAAATGCCGCAACAAAGAATCACAAGCAGATACGTAATTGGAGAGGACTCTATGAAGTTTCGGTGTGGAAATGAAGTGACTTCAGGTGGGCTTTTCGTCGGGAGATATCATATTCACTCATTGGGCCTCATTGTGATACCAAATAGCTGGGTTTCACAGCCTGCACAGTGATTAACCGTAACCTGATAAACGATAATGTTATATTATTATGCATCATGCTCTATAACCCTAAAGTAATAGGTCAAACCCAACTGGGGTTGGGCCGAGAGTGATCAGCCAAGAGCTGATTGAGAAATCGTGTGCCGGGGAGACGCCCTTTGTTTTTTTCTAACCATCCCTCGCATCTAGTCTACATCATCAGCGGCGGTAGCAGCAGAAGTTCCAGCCGCCGGGGGAACAGGTGAGTACCAGTTGGCCTTGCCGCCGCTCTGGATAGAACCCTGTCTGTCGTAGAGTGTCCTCGCCCGGATGTAAGGGTCCAGGGTCCAGTAGCCCTCCCTCAGCGACTTGGAGATCTTCTCGCGCTccgccttgatctcggcgcTCTTCTCGCCGTCTGGATGGCGGATCCATTCCCGGGTCGCGTGCTCAAACTGCTTGACCTGCTCGGCGCGCTCCGCGAGCAGGCGGTCCCGGGTCTCGGTgtccttcatcttgtcgTTCTCGCCGGCGGCGGGCTCGATGTAC
Protein-coding sequences here:
- a CDS encoding HIT domain-containing protein, with product MASAAGCIFCRIIKGEIPCFKLFESDKTLAFLDIGPLSKGHALVIPKYHGEKLADIPDDHLSEVLPTLKKIVNATGATDYNILQNNGAIAHQEVKHVHFHMIPKPNEKEGLGIGWPTQSPDMDALKAYYEEVKSRI